From the Lolium rigidum isolate FL_2022 chromosome 2, APGP_CSIRO_Lrig_0.1, whole genome shotgun sequence genome, one window contains:
- the LOC124687087 gene encoding adenine/guanine permease AZG1-like gives MANPIIPTSGNGEEATTKLGRLNAAVERSWVGRRFRLAARGTTFTTELRAGTATFLTMAYILAVNASILSDSGGTCTVDDCQAPSPRCKFPPVDPGYAACVSRVRRDLIVATAASSVIGSFIMGAFANLPLALAPGMGTNAYFAYTVVGFHGSGTLPYRTALAAVFLEGLIFLFISIVGLRSKLAQFIPKPVRISSSAGIGLFLAFIGLQSNQGLGLVGFSSSTLVTLGACPASERASVAPVITFPNGTVALMPGGTVSGGILCLSGRMTSPTFWLAVVGFLIIAFCLIKNVKGAMIYGILFVTFISWPRNTGVTVFPDTPAGDESFSYFRKVFDVHRIQSTAGALDFSGAGKGFFWEALVTFLYVDILDTTGTLYSMARFAGFMDDATGEFEGQYFAFMSDATAIVFGSLLGTSPVTAFIESSTGIREGGRTGLTALTAAVYFTAALFVTPLLASIPPWAVGPPLVLVGVMMMRSVAEVDWVDMRQAVPAFLTLALMPLTYSIAYGLIGGIGSYMLLHSWDWACDAATKLGYRRKVGAGAVTEMSSSGSAGGSNREHVNDGGHA, from the coding sequence ATGGCCAACCCCATCATCCCCACCAGCGGCAATGGGGAAGAGGCCACGACCAAGCTGGGTCGGCTCAACGCCGCCGTCGAGCGGTCCTGGGTGGGCCGCCGCTTCCGCCTGGCGGCTCGCGGCACGACCTTCACGACGGAGCTCCGCGCCGGCACGGCCACGTTCCTCACCATGGCGTACATCCTCGCCGTGAACGCCTCCATCCTCTCGGACTCTGGCGGGACGTGCACTGTTGACGACTGCCAGGCGCCGTCGCCGCGCTGCAAGTTCCCGCCCGTTGACCCCGGGTACGCCGCCTGCGTGTCCCGCGTGCGGCGGGATCTGATCGTCGCCACCGCCGCGTCGTCCGTGATCGGCTCCTTCATCATGGGGGCCTTCGCCAACCTGCCGCTCGCGCTCGCCCCCGGCATGGGCACCAACGCCTACTTCGCCTACACAGTCGTCGGCTTCCACGGCTCCGGCACGCTGCCGTACCGCACCGCGCTCGCCGCGGTGTTCCTCGAgggcctcatcttcctcttcatctccatcgtcgggctGCGCTCCAAGCTCGCCCAGTTCATCCCCAAACCCGTGCGGATCTCGTCGTCCGCGGGGATCGGGCTCTTCTTGGCCTTCATTGGGTTGCAGAGCAACCAGGGCCTGGGGCTTGTTGGCTTCAGCTCGTCGACGCTTGTCACGCTCGGCGCGTGCCCGGCGTCGGAGCGCGCGTCCGTGGCACCGGTGATTACGTTCCCCAATGGTACAGTCGCACTGATGCCTGGCGGCACGGTCTCCGGCGGCATACTCTGCCTCTCCGGTCGGATGACATCCCCAACCTTCTGGCTCGCTGTTGTGGGCTTCCTAATCATCGCTTTCTGCCTCATCAAGAATGTCAAGGGCGCCATGATCTACGGCATCCTCTTCGTGACATTCATCTCCTGGCCGCGCAACACCGGCGTCACCGTGTTCCCAGACACGCCTGCCGGCGACGAGAGCTTCAGCTATTTCAGGAAGGTGTTCGATGTCCATCGCATCCAGTCTACCGCCGGCGCCCTTGACTTCAGCGGAGCCGGCAAAGGATTCTTCTGGGAGGCGCTCGTCACCTTCCTCTACGTGGACATCCTCGACACCACTGGCACGCTCTACTCGATGGCGCGGTTCGCCGGGTTCATGGACGACGCCACAGGGGAGTTCGAGGGGCAGTACTTCGCCTTCATGTCCGACGCCACGGCCATCGTGTTCGGGTCTTTGCTAGGCACCTCCCCCGTCACGGCTTTCATCGAATCGTCTACGGGGATCCGAGAGGGCGGGCGGACGGGGCTGACGGCGCTCACAGCGGCGGTGTACTTCACGGCCGCGCTCTTCGTGACACCGCTGCTGGCGTCGATCCCGCCATGGGCGGTCGGCCCGCCGCTTGTGCTGGTGGGCGTGATGATGATGCGGTCGGTGGCGGAGGTAGACTGGGTCGACATGCGGCAAGCCGTGCCGGCGTTCTTGACGCTCGCGCTCATGCCGCTCACCTACTCCATCGCCTACGGTCTCATCGGCGGCATCGGCAGCTACATGCTACTGCACTCATGGGATTGGGCGTGTGATGCCGCAACCAAACTTGGCTACCGCCGCAAGGTGGGTGCCGGCGCCGTCACCGAGATGAGTAgcagcggcagtgccggtggtagCAATAGGGAGCATGTGAATGATGGGGGACATGCTTAG